The following are from one region of the Sandaracinus amylolyticus genome:
- a CDS encoding N-acetylmuramoyl-L-alanine amidase gives MRKLALLVVVAALAGCETDPVAPAPSATPEVAPLAYRGDALIVGLVTEAAARHEVPRDVLLALGWAETRLVSRTGMLVEEGEDAHGDPTACGVFGLDEGAARDEAARLVGTDAASLCEHLELEVDAAAARLRALAGDAPPAEDDIAAWIALLDGWHPALADVRFPYREHLAQVMDIGFRDTDERGDVVYLPPIDGLVSPIAIDEDGVGVAIEYARPDTPLAEWQGPACDYTNASRGRGDIRYVVIHTCEGGFAGCVNTVRSCGGSQVSAHYVTSYTGFTAQIVEEQDTAWHVGCLNGSSIGIEHEGYAGSTNHPDAQLCRTARIVRSICDRYGIPCDRSRIIGHVEANSMFCHGDHWDPGPHWNWTKFMDYVNNGCECRPTAESCNGRDDDCDRRTDEGVTNACGTCGATPTETCNGRDDDCDGTVDDEDVCEVALLLEQPSAYAPPSSTDVNGDGRADVCGRGYSGVRCWLAQDGAWSAPTGAVPWGDMGGWDDVANHATIRMGDVNGDGRADLCARANAGVVCALSNGSGFDAHTTWSDVLSDESGWGAPRFYTTMRLADVNGDGRDDLCARAGAGFLCWLSDGTRFGERIAGPEWSDASGFGAARHYGTIRMGDVNGDGRDDACVRAAAGLDCWLSDGAGFPTRVEGPRWADAVGWGDRKYWSTIRLADVNGDGRDDVCARSASDLRCVLASDEGFGETRIVAPLADASGWDDVSNYATIVVGDVNGDRVEDLCARSNAELACYAWDGEAFARVAGPAWADESGWSAARYYQTIRMADVDGDGRDDACARAAAGWRCHPSSGEGFGDAIALDDMTDAGGWDAPRYFTTILAAGRACRAMDEACNGRDDDCDGEIDEHATAELCNEADDDCDGEIDEDGVCDAPDGGMVVMPGRDGGVRSDAGATMPSIDGGCSCRVASGPARGAWWVLGLVLAAIVARRRR, from the coding sequence ATGCGGAAGCTCGCGCTCCTCGTCGTCGTCGCCGCGCTCGCCGGATGCGAGACCGATCCAGTCGCTCCCGCGCCGAGCGCGACGCCCGAGGTCGCGCCGCTCGCCTATCGCGGCGACGCGCTGATCGTGGGGCTCGTCACCGAGGCCGCGGCGCGACACGAGGTCCCGCGCGACGTGCTGCTCGCGCTCGGATGGGCCGAGACGCGCCTGGTCTCGCGCACCGGCATGCTCGTGGAGGAGGGCGAGGACGCGCACGGCGATCCCACCGCGTGCGGCGTGTTCGGGCTCGACGAGGGCGCGGCGCGCGACGAGGCGGCGCGGCTCGTGGGCACCGATGCCGCATCGCTGTGCGAGCACCTCGAGCTCGAGGTCGACGCCGCGGCGGCACGACTGCGCGCGCTCGCGGGTGACGCGCCTCCTGCGGAGGACGACATCGCGGCGTGGATCGCGCTGCTCGACGGGTGGCACCCCGCGCTCGCCGACGTGCGCTTCCCGTATCGCGAGCACCTCGCGCAGGTGATGGACATCGGCTTCCGTGACACCGACGAGCGCGGCGACGTGGTCTACCTCCCGCCGATCGACGGCCTCGTCTCGCCGATCGCGATCGACGAGGACGGCGTCGGTGTCGCGATCGAGTACGCGCGGCCCGACACGCCGCTCGCCGAGTGGCAGGGCCCGGCGTGCGACTACACGAACGCGAGCCGCGGCCGCGGCGACATCCGCTACGTCGTCATCCACACCTGCGAGGGCGGCTTCGCGGGATGCGTCAACACGGTGCGCAGCTGCGGTGGCTCGCAGGTCAGCGCGCACTACGTCACGAGCTACACCGGCTTCACCGCGCAGATCGTCGAGGAGCAGGACACGGCGTGGCACGTCGGCTGTCTCAACGGCTCGTCGATCGGCATCGAGCACGAGGGCTACGCGGGCAGCACGAACCATCCCGACGCGCAGCTCTGCCGCACCGCGCGCATCGTGCGATCGATCTGCGACCGCTACGGCATCCCCTGCGATCGCAGCCGGATCATCGGGCACGTCGAGGCGAACAGCATGTTCTGCCACGGCGATCACTGGGACCCCGGGCCGCACTGGAACTGGACGAAGTTCATGGACTACGTGAACAACGGCTGCGAGTGCCGGCCCACCGCCGAGTCGTGCAACGGGCGCGACGACGACTGCGATCGCCGCACCGACGAGGGCGTGACGAACGCGTGCGGGACCTGCGGCGCGACGCCCACCGAGACGTGCAACGGGCGCGACGACGACTGCGACGGAACGGTCGACGACGAGGACGTGTGCGAGGTCGCGCTGCTCCTCGAGCAGCCGAGCGCGTACGCGCCGCCGAGCTCGACCGACGTGAACGGCGACGGACGCGCCGACGTGTGCGGGCGCGGGTACTCGGGCGTGCGCTGCTGGCTCGCGCAGGACGGCGCGTGGAGCGCACCGACGGGCGCGGTGCCGTGGGGCGACATGGGCGGATGGGACGACGTCGCGAACCACGCGACGATCCGCATGGGCGACGTGAACGGCGACGGGCGCGCGGATCTCTGCGCGCGCGCGAACGCGGGCGTGGTGTGCGCGCTGTCGAACGGGAGCGGGTTCGACGCGCACACGACGTGGAGCGACGTGCTGAGCGACGAGTCGGGCTGGGGCGCGCCGCGCTTCTACACGACGATGCGCCTCGCCGACGTGAACGGCGATGGGCGCGACGATCTCTGCGCGCGCGCGGGAGCGGGCTTCCTGTGCTGGCTCAGCGACGGCACGCGGTTCGGCGAGCGCATCGCGGGCCCGGAGTGGTCCGACGCGAGCGGCTTCGGTGCGGCGCGTCACTACGGGACGATCCGCATGGGCGACGTGAACGGCGATGGGCGCGACGACGCGTGTGTGCGCGCGGCCGCGGGCCTCGACTGCTGGCTGAGCGACGGCGCGGGGTTCCCGACGCGCGTGGAAGGGCCGCGCTGGGCCGACGCGGTGGGCTGGGGCGATCGGAAGTACTGGAGCACGATCCGTCTCGCCGACGTGAACGGCGACGGGCGCGACGACGTGTGCGCGCGCTCGGCGTCGGATCTGCGCTGCGTGCTCGCGAGCGACGAGGGCTTCGGAGAGACGCGCATCGTCGCGCCGCTCGCGGACGCGAGCGGATGGGACGACGTGTCGAACTACGCGACGATCGTGGTCGGCGACGTGAACGGAGATCGCGTCGAGGATCTCTGCGCGCGCTCGAACGCGGAGCTCGCCTGCTACGCGTGGGACGGCGAGGCGTTCGCGCGCGTCGCGGGCCCGGCGTGGGCCGACGAGAGCGGGTGGAGCGCGGCGCGTTACTACCAGACGATCCGCATGGCGGACGTCGACGGCGACGGGCGCGACGACGCATGCGCGCGCGCCGCCGCGGGGTGGCGCTGTCATCCCTCGAGCGGCGAGGGGTTCGGCGACGCGATCGCGCTCGACGACATGACCGACGCAGGCGGATGGGACGCGCCGCGCTACTTCACGACGATCCTCGCCGCGGGCCGTGCGTGCCGCGCGATGGACGAGGCGTGCAACGGGCGCGACGACGACTGCGACGGCGAGATCGACGAGCACGCGACCGCGGAGCTCTGCAACGAAGCGGACGACGACTGCGACGGCGAGATCGACGAGGACGGCGTGTGCGACGCGCCCGACGGCGGGATGGTCGTGATGCCGGGCCGCGATGGCGGCGTGCGGAGCGACGCCGGGGCGACGATGCCGAGCATCGACGGTGGATGCTCGTGCCGCGTCGCGAGCGGCCCGGCCCGCGGCGCGTGGTGGGTGCTGGGCCTGGTGCTCGCCGCGATCGTCGCGCGACGTCGGCGCTGA
- a CDS encoding thiamine pyrophosphate-dependent dehydrogenase E1 component subunit alpha codes for MRIKGDDPTLTLFSVLREDGTADPQRDPFLPKEMLLAMYEQMLRIRRIDERMLGKQRQGKVGFYGTITGQEATPIATGLALAPEDWVFPALREAAIMLVRGFPLGTWLAQVYGNGGDLLKGRQMPSHQSGRAVNQVAWSSCIGPQIPQAVGAAMAAKARGEKVVSVGFMGDGATSQPDFHAAMTFAGIHKPPVVLICQNNHWSISVPTAKQTASATIAVKAHAYGIRGVRVDGNDVLAIYRVVKDAVDRARAGEGPTFVESVTYRMGPHSSSDDPTRYRSNDEVEAWAKKDPLARFERYLQKAELLDDATKDVIETRLRAELDAALAQVEELGPPARETVFEDVYATLPQHLAEQREVLLGLPPAPLGHH; via the coding sequence ATGCGCATCAAAGGCGACGATCCGACGCTCACGCTGTTCTCCGTGCTGCGCGAGGACGGCACCGCGGACCCGCAACGCGATCCCTTCCTGCCCAAGGAGATGCTGCTCGCGATGTACGAGCAGATGCTGCGCATCCGCCGGATCGACGAGCGCATGCTCGGCAAGCAGCGCCAGGGCAAGGTCGGCTTCTACGGCACGATCACCGGACAAGAGGCGACGCCGATCGCGACCGGTCTCGCGCTCGCGCCCGAGGACTGGGTGTTCCCCGCGCTGCGCGAGGCCGCGATCATGCTCGTGCGCGGATTCCCGCTCGGCACGTGGCTCGCGCAGGTCTACGGCAACGGCGGCGACCTGCTGAAGGGTCGCCAGATGCCGAGCCACCAGTCGGGCCGCGCGGTGAACCAGGTCGCGTGGAGCTCGTGCATCGGACCGCAGATCCCGCAGGCGGTCGGCGCAGCGATGGCGGCGAAGGCCAGGGGCGAGAAGGTCGTCAGCGTCGGCTTCATGGGCGACGGCGCGACGAGCCAGCCCGACTTCCACGCGGCGATGACGTTCGCGGGGATCCACAAGCCGCCCGTGGTGCTGATCTGCCAGAACAACCACTGGTCGATCAGCGTGCCCACCGCCAAGCAGACGGCGAGCGCGACCATCGCCGTGAAGGCGCATGCATACGGAATCCGCGGCGTGCGCGTCGACGGCAACGACGTGCTCGCGATCTATCGCGTCGTGAAGGACGCGGTCGATCGTGCTCGCGCGGGCGAGGGCCCGACGTTCGTCGAGAGCGTCACGTACCGCATGGGCCCGCACAGCTCGAGCGACGATCCGACGCGCTATCGCTCGAACGACGAGGTCGAGGCGTGGGCGAAGAAGGATCCGCTCGCGCGCTTCGAGCGCTACCTGCAGAAGGCCGAGCTGCTCGACGACGCGACGAAGGACGTGATCGAGACGCGCCTGCGCGCCGAGCTCGATGCGGCGCTCGCGCAGGTCGAGGAGCTCGGGCCGCCGGCGCGCGAGACGGTGTTCGAGGACGTGTACGCGACGCTCCCGCAGCACCTCGCGGAGCAGCGCGAGGTGCTCCTCGGGCTTCCGCCCGCGCCGCTCGGACACCACTAA
- a CDS encoding DMT family transporter, translating to MIRGVSFVVLAACAWGTWSLFLRPLGLPSAWSSTLIFVFISLLAIPLYRREITPRWDRETFVLLGAFAVLDAVNVGMFFAAMSMTSVAIAVLTHSFAPVVVALAAPFVERQRVRSAPIAASIALAGIVLLLRPWEPEALSGSVLAGAALGSASALAYAGNVFLARRLTPRIGAARTMGLHSIGSALLLLPIALVTPAEIGVSSLCVLAIAAALLGVGANVLFANGLVAIGSARGAVLAFLEPLVACVVGWLVWGEALAATAILGGLLIIGAGVMVARPEADRPRTRAA from the coding sequence ATGATCCGTGGTGTGTCGTTCGTCGTGCTCGCCGCGTGCGCGTGGGGCACGTGGAGCCTCTTCCTGCGCCCCCTCGGGCTGCCCTCGGCGTGGAGCTCCACGCTGATCTTCGTGTTCATCTCGCTGCTCGCGATCCCGCTCTATCGGCGCGAGATCACCCCACGCTGGGATCGCGAGACGTTCGTGCTGCTCGGCGCGTTCGCGGTGCTCGACGCGGTGAACGTCGGGATGTTCTTCGCGGCGATGTCGATGACGTCGGTCGCGATCGCGGTGCTCACGCACTCGTTCGCGCCGGTCGTGGTCGCGCTCGCGGCGCCCTTCGTGGAACGACAACGGGTTCGCAGCGCACCGATCGCGGCATCGATCGCGCTCGCGGGGATCGTGCTGCTGTTGCGACCGTGGGAGCCCGAGGCGCTCTCGGGCAGCGTGCTCGCGGGCGCGGCGCTCGGAAGCGCGAGCGCGCTCGCCTACGCGGGCAACGTGTTCCTCGCGCGGCGCCTCACGCCGCGCATCGGCGCGGCGCGCACGATGGGCCTGCACTCGATCGGATCGGCGCTCTTGCTGCTGCCGATCGCGCTGGTGACGCCCGCCGAGATCGGCGTGTCGTCGCTCTGCGTGCTCGCGATCGCGGCGGCGTTGCTCGGCGTGGGCGCGAACGTGCTCTTCGCGAACGGGCTCGTCGCGATCGGCTCGGCGCGGGGCGCGGTGCTCGCGTTCCTCGAGCCGCTCGTCGCGTGCGTGGTGGGCTGGCTGGTATGGGGCGAGGCGCTCGCCGCGACCGCGATCCTCGGCGGTCTGCTGATCATCGGCGCAGGCGTGATGGTCGCGCGTCCAGAAGCTGATCGGCCGCGCACGCGCGCTGCGTAG
- a CDS encoding MopE-related protein produces MRLRSYVCALLLVASAACGGDDDDDGVVPGADGSTPGGLDGSMVRTDGGGGCVPAIEICGDRMDQNCDGRDTSCGDTDGDGIEACRAGDDLTRCDCDDGRTDVRPPFGSLAGAPELCDDRDNDCDGRVDESAQCCEGCASLDDRARADVCTEDGSCDCSTAPGVAPCAAGQTCCAGGCVDLQSDMENCGYCGTTCTQSADRCTAGECHCGTGPVCDLDYVCTGGSC; encoded by the coding sequence ATGAGACTGCGAAGCTACGTGTGCGCGCTGCTCCTCGTGGCCTCCGCCGCGTGCGGGGGCGACGACGACGACGACGGAGTCGTGCCCGGCGCCGACGGCAGCACGCCGGGAGGGCTCGACGGATCGATGGTGCGCACCGACGGCGGCGGCGGGTGTGTGCCGGCGATCGAGATCTGCGGCGATCGCATGGACCAGAACTGCGACGGCCGCGACACGTCGTGCGGGGACACCGACGGCGACGGCATCGAGGCGTGCCGCGCCGGCGACGACCTGACGCGCTGCGACTGCGACGACGGACGCACCGACGTGCGCCCGCCCTTCGGCTCGCTCGCGGGCGCGCCCGAGCTCTGCGACGATCGCGACAACGACTGCGACGGCCGCGTCGACGAGAGCGCGCAGTGTTGCGAGGGCTGTGCGAGCCTCGACGATCGCGCGCGCGCCGACGTGTGCACCGAGGACGGGAGCTGCGACTGCTCGACCGCGCCGGGGGTCGCGCCCTGCGCGGCGGGGCAGACGTGCTGCGCGGGCGGGTGCGTCGACCTGCAGAGCGACATGGAGAACTGCGGGTACTGCGGGACCACGTGCACGCAGTCGGCGGATCGCTGCACCGCGGGGGAGTGCCACTGCGGCACCGGGCCGGTCTGCGACCTCGACTACGTGTGCACCGGCGGCTCGTGCTGA
- the lipB gene encoding lipoyl(octanoyl) transferase LipB, with the protein MRRQVRVHRLGRIRYDEAHQLQQRLQEARIAGTIPDTLLLLEHDPVITLGRGAKIGNVLLAKEMLAARGIDLHEAGRGGDVTYHGPGQLVGYPIIDLAPDRQDVRRYVRDLEQMMIDVCGDYALRAERIDGLNGTWLRDPELGDRKVGAIGVRISRWVTMHGFALNVTTDLSHFALIVPCGIRDKGVTSFERELDRRVPIDEVMDTVERRFAAIFDADLEHAPLPSLPAPVVAHDTI; encoded by the coding sequence ATGCGCAGACAGGTCCGCGTCCATCGTCTCGGCCGCATCCGCTACGACGAGGCGCACCAGCTCCAGCAGCGCCTCCAGGAGGCGCGCATCGCGGGCACGATCCCCGACACGCTGCTGCTGCTCGAGCACGACCCGGTGATCACGCTCGGGCGCGGCGCGAAGATCGGCAACGTGCTGCTCGCGAAGGAGATGCTCGCCGCGCGCGGCATCGATCTGCACGAGGCGGGGCGCGGCGGCGACGTGACCTACCACGGCCCCGGTCAGCTCGTCGGCTATCCGATCATCGACCTCGCGCCGGACCGTCAGGACGTGCGCCGCTACGTGCGCGACCTCGAGCAGATGATGATCGACGTGTGCGGCGACTACGCGCTGCGCGCCGAGCGCATCGACGGGCTCAACGGCACGTGGCTGCGCGACCCCGAGCTCGGGGATCGCAAGGTCGGCGCGATCGGCGTGCGCATCAGCCGCTGGGTCACGATGCACGGCTTCGCGCTGAACGTGACGACCGACCTCTCGCACTTCGCGCTGATCGTGCCGTGCGGCATCCGCGACAAGGGCGTGACCTCGTTCGAGCGCGAGCTCGATCGGCGCGTCCCGATCGACGAGGTGATGGACACCGTGGAGCGGCGCTTCGCGGCGATCTTCGACGCCGATCTCGAGCACGCGCCGCTGCCCTCGCTCCCTGCGCCGGTCGTCGCGCACGACACGATCTGA
- a CDS encoding nidogen-like domain-containing protein: protein MRVQFRSSSILALALVLAGALVAPPPAFAAPLMATFGGPAGYGTGTLPANDDGFSSPIDLTTAFPGGLNFFGGPFTQVWVNNNGNITFSAGVSQYTPTAFPVADRPMIAPYWGDVDTRGPRSATSNMVYYHLEPGLLVATWHNVSVYNQIASQSPTPRMDFQLIVRNAIGCRAGDFDVEFRYNRCEWEAGNASGERSNNGLCDTETSGCTPAQAGFDAGNGMNFVEIMGSRTSAIRNLCTTSNVGMPGVWRFSVRGGSVSCPGTGDVCETGMPGACGVGVTRCIGREVECVQIGTSTAERCDGIDNDCNGTVDDGELCSALEVCSAGVCVPSCFEGGCAEGDTCNEAGVCVETACIGVTCPASERCEGGVCVGACAGITCPHGQQCVAGRCTDLCDVITCAEGEICVDGECRAQCPCAPCGEGETCLADGSCESAGCDVVICDPGFYCEAGACLDGCAGAVCPEGQWCSQGDCIDGSGPGTDADAGGGGGGDTDGGGVDGLDGGGGGGRMRGRPDQGCGCRVAPRAPASWLWLMAPLALVALRRRARRA from the coding sequence ATGCGTGTGCAGTTCCGCTCCTCATCGATCCTCGCGCTCGCGCTCGTCCTCGCGGGCGCGCTCGTCGCTCCACCCCCCGCCTTCGCCGCGCCGCTGATGGCGACGTTCGGCGGCCCCGCGGGCTACGGCACGGGGACGCTCCCTGCCAACGACGACGGGTTCTCGTCGCCGATCGATCTGACCACCGCGTTCCCCGGCGGCCTCAACTTCTTCGGAGGCCCCTTCACGCAGGTGTGGGTCAACAACAACGGGAACATCACGTTCAGCGCGGGCGTGTCGCAGTACACGCCGACGGCGTTCCCCGTCGCGGATCGCCCGATGATCGCGCCGTACTGGGGTGACGTGGACACCCGCGGCCCGCGCAGCGCGACGAGCAACATGGTCTACTACCACCTCGAGCCCGGGCTCCTGGTGGCGACCTGGCACAACGTCAGCGTCTACAACCAGATCGCGAGCCAGAGCCCGACGCCGCGCATGGACTTCCAGCTGATCGTGCGCAACGCGATCGGCTGCCGCGCCGGCGACTTCGATGTCGAGTTCCGTTACAACCGCTGCGAGTGGGAGGCCGGCAACGCGAGCGGTGAGCGCTCCAACAACGGCCTGTGCGACACCGAGACGAGCGGCTGCACTCCTGCGCAGGCCGGGTTCGACGCCGGCAACGGCATGAACTTCGTGGAGATCATGGGCTCGCGCACCAGCGCGATCCGCAACCTCTGCACGACGTCGAACGTGGGGATGCCCGGCGTGTGGCGCTTCAGCGTGCGCGGCGGGTCGGTGAGCTGCCCGGGCACCGGCGACGTGTGCGAGACCGGCATGCCCGGCGCGTGCGGCGTGGGCGTGACGCGCTGCATCGGGCGCGAGGTCGAGTGCGTGCAGATCGGCACATCGACGGCGGAGCGCTGCGACGGCATCGACAACGACTGCAACGGCACCGTGGACGACGGCGAGCTCTGCAGCGCGCTCGAGGTGTGCAGCGCCGGCGTGTGCGTGCCCTCGTGCTTCGAGGGCGGCTGCGCCGAGGGCGACACCTGCAACGAAGCGGGCGTGTGCGTGGAGACGGCGTGCATCGGCGTGACCTGTCCCGCGTCGGAGCGCTGCGAGGGCGGCGTCTGCGTGGGCGCGTGCGCGGGGATCACGTGCCCGCACGGACAGCAGTGCGTCGCGGGTCGCTGCACCGATCTCTGCGACGTGATCACCTGCGCCGAGGGCGAGATCTGCGTGGACGGCGAGTGCCGCGCGCAGTGCCCGTGCGCGCCCTGCGGCGAGGGCGAGACGTGCCTCGCCGACGGGAGCTGCGAGTCGGCGGGGTGCGACGTGGTGATCTGCGATCCCGGGTTCTACTGCGAAGCGGGCGCGTGCCTCGACGGGTGCGCGGGCGCGGTGTGCCCCGAGGGCCAGTGGTGCTCGCAGGGTGACTGCATCGACGGCTCCGGGCCGGGGACCGACGCGGACGCGGGCGGCGGTGGTGGCGGCGACACCGACGGCGGTGGCGTCGACGGCCTCGACGGTGGTGGCGGCGGCGGACGGATGCGAGGGAGGCCCGATCAGGGCTGCGGATGTCGCGTCGCGCCGCGCGCGCCTGCGTCGTGGCTCTGGCTGATGGCACCGCTCGCGCTGGTCGCGCTGCGCCGTCGTGCTCGTCGCGCGTGA
- a CDS encoding amidase family protein encodes MNDATSLSRLDAIAQAELCARGEITADELREAALARIDTLDPLLRSVVTVNRERPRAIVEGPLRGVPFLVKDSTPWPDVRWSMGSRVFRANVARQQTQYGKRLAAAGLVCVGKSATAEFGLLHSTETLLEGATHNPWDLSRSCGGSSGGSAAAVAAGLVPIAHANDGGGSIRVPASACGVFGFKPSRGRTVPASFGTSDFLDITSDHCFTRSVRDSALFLSITEDRSARDPVGFVRDPLDRPLRIATWTRTLLGDDVEPAVRRAHDEAIALLVELGHHVDMIAPPPISGPELADALFVVAGAAVASVVDVVDRARRTPVQEHELEPFTWSLIEAFQARGDDALPIARAAFAEAARAYRDATREHDVVLTPTLATEIWSLGHLSPVLGREALIRRTARAVGYTPVQNVAGCPAMSVPLHVSERGLPIGMHFAAAAGADALLLRLAYQLEHARPWADRWPPFSIPALSR; translated from the coding sequence GTGAACGACGCCACGTCGCTGAGCCGCCTCGACGCCATCGCCCAGGCCGAGCTGTGCGCGCGCGGAGAGATCACCGCCGACGAGCTGCGCGAGGCGGCGCTCGCGCGCATCGACACGCTCGATCCGCTGCTGCGCTCCGTCGTCACCGTGAACCGCGAGCGTCCGCGCGCGATCGTCGAGGGCCCGCTGCGCGGTGTGCCCTTCCTCGTGAAGGACTCCACGCCGTGGCCCGACGTGCGCTGGTCGATGGGCTCGCGCGTGTTCCGCGCGAACGTGGCGCGACAGCAGACGCAGTACGGCAAGCGCCTCGCCGCAGCGGGGCTCGTCTGCGTGGGCAAGAGCGCGACCGCGGAATTCGGGCTCCTCCACAGCACCGAGACGTTGCTCGAGGGCGCGACCCACAACCCGTGGGATCTCTCGCGCTCGTGCGGCGGCTCGTCGGGCGGGAGCGCGGCCGCAGTCGCTGCGGGCCTCGTCCCGATCGCGCACGCGAACGATGGCGGCGGCTCGATCCGCGTGCCCGCATCGGCGTGCGGCGTCTTCGGCTTCAAGCCGAGCCGTGGGCGCACGGTCCCCGCGAGCTTCGGCACCAGCGACTTCCTCGACATCACGAGCGACCACTGCTTCACGCGCTCGGTGCGCGACAGCGCGCTCTTCCTCTCGATCACCGAGGATCGCAGCGCCCGCGATCCCGTGGGGTTCGTGCGCGATCCCCTCGATCGCCCGCTGCGCATCGCGACGTGGACGCGCACGCTCCTCGGCGACGACGTCGAGCCCGCGGTGCGTCGCGCCCACGACGAGGCGATCGCGCTGCTCGTCGAGCTCGGGCATCACGTCGACATGATCGCGCCGCCGCCGATCTCCGGCCCGGAGCTCGCGGATGCGCTCTTCGTCGTCGCGGGCGCCGCGGTCGCGAGCGTGGTGGACGTCGTCGATCGCGCGCGCCGCACCCCGGTGCAGGAGCACGAGCTCGAGCCCTTCACGTGGTCGCTGATCGAAGCGTTCCAGGCGCGCGGCGACGACGCGCTCCCGATCGCCCGCGCGGCGTTCGCCGAGGCCGCGCGCGCGTATCGCGACGCGACGCGCGAGCACGACGTCGTGCTCACACCGACGCTCGCGACCGAGATCTGGTCGCTGGGCCACCTGTCGCCGGTGCTCGGGCGTGAAGCGCTGATCCGCCGCACGGCGCGCGCGGTCGGCTACACGCCGGTCCAGAACGTCGCGGGCTGCCCCGCGATGTCGGTGCCGCTGCACGTCTCGGAGCGCGGTCTGCCGATCGGGATGCACTTCGCGGCGGCCGCGGGCGCCGATGCGCTGCTGCTCCGCCTCGCGTACCAGCTCGAGCACGCGCGACCGTGGGCCGATCGCTGGCCGCCCTTCTCGATCCCCGCGCTGTCTCGTTAG
- the lpdA gene encoding dihydrolipoyl dehydrogenase → MANKSFDAIVIGGGPGGYPCAIRLGQLKQKVLVVEKEYVGGVCLNWGCIPSKALIAASGLYERILHAEKMGITAQGVHIDIGKMQDWKEGIVKKLTSGVATLIKANGGEIVMGTARVTGPKSVEVTKADGTKETFEATKAIVVATGATPIELPHLKIDGETVITARQAVSMREAKGTMIVVGGGVIGMELGMVYQKLGMKVIVVELLDQLLGTTDPDLVQVVQKAFEKAGGEVLLKTKATNLRVENKKAMLTVELPDGAKRDIEADKVLVSIGFRPNGKGIGLEEIGVNLDQRGHVLVDDKLQTNVKGVYAIGDVSGAPYLAHKATKEGEIVAEVIAGKKSARDWRTMPSAIFTEPEIATTGMSERDAKAAGKKVKLGKFPFSVLGRAMAIDSTEGFVKVILDEQTNEVLGVAIVGPEASDLISEASLAIEMCAFAEDVAMTIHPHPTLGEGVMEAFHQALGHAIHTNNRPPRPSV, encoded by the coding sequence ATGGCCAACAAGAGCTTCGACGCGATCGTGATCGGCGGAGGTCCGGGCGGATACCCGTGCGCGATCCGTCTCGGGCAGCTCAAGCAGAAGGTGCTCGTCGTCGAGAAGGAGTACGTCGGCGGCGTGTGCCTCAACTGGGGCTGCATCCCCAGCAAGGCGCTGATCGCGGCGTCCGGTCTCTACGAGCGGATCCTGCACGCGGAGAAGATGGGCATCACCGCGCAGGGCGTGCACATCGACATCGGCAAGATGCAGGACTGGAAGGAGGGCATCGTCAAGAAGCTCACCTCCGGCGTCGCGACGCTGATCAAGGCGAACGGCGGCGAGATCGTGATGGGCACTGCGCGCGTGACCGGGCCCAAGAGCGTCGAGGTCACGAAGGCCGACGGCACCAAGGAGACCTTCGAGGCGACGAAGGCGATCGTGGTCGCGACCGGCGCGACGCCGATCGAGCTGCCGCACCTCAAGATCGACGGCGAGACCGTGATCACCGCGCGTCAGGCGGTGTCCATGCGCGAGGCGAAGGGCACGATGATCGTCGTCGGCGGCGGCGTCATCGGCATGGAGCTGGGCATGGTCTACCAGAAGCTCGGCATGAAGGTGATCGTCGTCGAGCTGCTCGATCAGCTCCTCGGCACGACCGATCCCGACCTCGTGCAGGTCGTGCAGAAGGCCTTCGAGAAGGCGGGCGGCGAGGTGCTGCTCAAGACGAAGGCGACGAACCTCCGCGTCGAGAACAAGAAGGCGATGCTCACGGTCGAGCTGCCCGACGGCGCCAAGCGCGACATCGAGGCGGACAAGGTGCTCGTGTCGATCGGCTTCCGCCCGAACGGCAAGGGGATCGGCCTCGAGGAGATCGGCGTGAACCTCGATCAGCGCGGCCACGTGCTCGTCGACGACAAGCTGCAGACGAACGTGAAGGGCGTCTACGCGATCGGCGACGTGAGCGGCGCGCCGTACCTCGCGCACAAGGCGACGAAGGAGGGCGAGATCGTCGCCGAGGTGATCGCGGGCAAGAAGTCGGCGCGCGACTGGCGCACGATGCCGAGCGCGATCTTCACCGAGCCGGAGATCGCGACGACCGGCATGAGCGAGCGCGACGCGAAGGCCGCGGGCAAGAAGGTGAAGCTCGGCAAGTTCCCCTTCAGCGTGCTCGGCCGCGCGATGGCGATCGACAGCACCGAGGGCTTCGTGAAGGTCATCCTCGACGAGCAGACGAACGAGGTGCTCGGCGTCGCGATCGTCGGCCCCGAGGCGAGCGATCTGATCAGCGAGGCGAGCCTCGCGATCGAGATGTGCGCGTTCGCCGAGGACGTCGCGATGACGATCCACCCGCACCCGACGCTCGGCGAGGGCGTGATGGAAGCGTTCCACCAGGCGCTGGGGCACGCGATCCACACGAACAACCGCCCGCCGCGTCCGAGCGTCTGA